The Streptomyces sp. NBC_00440 genome contains a region encoding:
- a CDS encoding TetR/AcrR family transcriptional regulator codes for MTDDEARPRRLTRAQTKARTRALLLEAAAQVFARKGFAGASVDDIAESAGFSTGALYSNFASKDELFVELLSNRSGSRLAEAAAIVSDQSGSVEDAQALLSRLLVDVAGEDMDLAPLQAEFWLYAIRRPEFQERMASQFRANRDALTTVLADRAKDRGQSGDVPFDGVATVVMALFQGLVQLRRMDPELVPENLYGDAVHWLFSGISASHRAKE; via the coding sequence ATGACAGACGACGAGGCCCGTCCGCGACGCCTGACCCGGGCGCAGACCAAGGCACGCACCCGGGCCCTTCTCCTGGAGGCCGCCGCCCAGGTGTTCGCCCGCAAGGGCTTCGCGGGAGCATCGGTCGACGACATCGCGGAGAGTGCCGGCTTCTCCACCGGCGCTCTGTACTCGAACTTCGCCAGCAAGGACGAGCTGTTCGTCGAGCTCCTCTCGAACCGGAGCGGCAGCCGTCTCGCCGAGGCCGCCGCGATCGTGTCCGATCAGAGCGGCAGCGTCGAGGACGCGCAGGCGCTGCTGTCCCGCTTGCTGGTCGACGTCGCGGGCGAGGACATGGATCTGGCCCCGCTCCAGGCGGAGTTCTGGCTGTACGCGATCCGCCGCCCCGAGTTCCAGGAGCGCATGGCCTCGCAGTTCCGCGCCAACCGGGACGCGTTGACCACGGTGCTCGCCGACCGGGCCAAGGACCGGGGGCAGTCCGGCGACGTTCCGTTCGACGGTGTGGCCACGGTCGTGATGGCCCTGTTCCAAGGACTTGTCCAGCTCCGCCGGATGGACCCGGAGCTGGTTCCCGAGAACCTCTACGGCGACGCCGTCCACTGGCTGTTCAGCGGGATCAGCGCATCGCACCGGGCGAAGGAGTGA
- a CDS encoding IS481 family transposase, translating into MPHRNAPLTETGRLRLARCVVDDGWPLRRAAERFQVSPTTAQRWAGRYRRLGEAGMSDRSSRPHHSPRRTPTRTERRIIKVRLARRWGPARIAHLLGLVPSTVHRVLVRFGLARLSHLDRVTGRVIRRYERDRPGELVHVDIKKLGNIPDGGGHKALGRQAGRKTRSGAGYSYIHTAVDDHSRLAYSEIHTDEKKETATAFWQRAQTFFTHCGITVERVLTDNGACYKSYLWRETLAKAGITHKRTRPYRPQTNGKVERLNRTLLDEWAYAKPYRSEQERRDAFPRWLHSYNHHRGHTALKGQPPASRVPNLTGEYT; encoded by the coding sequence ATGCCTCACCGTAATGCACCTCTGACCGAGACCGGACGCCTGCGGCTGGCCCGCTGTGTGGTTGATGACGGATGGCCTCTGCGCCGGGCAGCGGAGCGGTTCCAGGTATCACCGACCACAGCCCAGCGGTGGGCCGGGCGCTATCGCCGGCTCGGCGAAGCGGGGATGAGCGACCGTTCCAGCCGCCCCCACCACAGCCCTCGACGCACGCCGACCCGGACCGAACGCCGGATCATCAAAGTCCGCCTCGCGAGGCGGTGGGGACCGGCCCGCATCGCACACCTGCTGGGCCTGGTGCCATCCACCGTGCACCGGGTGCTGGTTCGCTTTGGCTTGGCCCGGCTCAGCCATCTCGATCGGGTCACCGGCCGTGTCATACGCCGCTACGAACGCGACCGGCCCGGCGAACTCGTGCACGTGGACATCAAGAAGCTTGGCAACATTCCCGACGGGGGCGGTCACAAGGCCCTGGGCCGCCAGGCAGGCCGCAAGACCCGCTCCGGGGCCGGTTACAGCTATATCCATACCGCCGTCGACGACCACTCCCGTCTGGCTTACAGCGAGATCCACACGGACGAGAAGAAAGAGACCGCCACCGCGTTCTGGCAGCGGGCCCAGACCTTCTTCACCCACTGCGGGATCACCGTCGAACGGGTCCTGACCGACAACGGGGCGTGCTACAAGTCCTACCTCTGGCGCGAGACCCTGGCAAAGGCCGGGATCACCCACAAGCGCACCCGGCCCTACCGACCGCAGACCAACGGCAAGGTCGAACGACTCAACCGCACCCTGCTCGACGAGTGGGCCTACGCAAAGCCCTACCGCTCAGAGCAGGAACGACGTGACGCATTCCCCCGCTGGCTGCACTCCTACAATCACCACCGCGGACACACCGCGCTTAAGGGCCAACCACCCGCCAGCCGCGTCCCCAACCTCACGGGTGAATACACCTAG
- a CDS encoding ABC transporter permease — MRSIRTRVRTPRTGSPIALAVPALIGVGFLLMPLIGILARTSWGELGANLTSPDTTQALRLSLEVSFWALGVSLLLGVPLAWVLARVDFPGKALVRSLVLLPMVLPPTVGGVALLLGFGRRGVLGPWLENTFGITLPFHTSGAVVAATFVAMPFLVISLEGTLAGLRPRYEETAASLGASPVRVFFTVTLPMVAPGLAAGAALTWARALGEFGATITFAGNLPGATQTLPLQVYLLLQDSPTAATSVSLLLLVIAMAVLVALRGRWTGGTSARSGKAVRPADDTDDTDRPLPGFGPADTTAGGAPGADGAGPNAGSKSPAPQERWPLHAVVTGFNELTLDAEPGTTIAVVGPNGAGKTTLLRALLGLTPRARAELRLGDIDVSPLPPHRRGVAWVPQDGALFPHLSALTNTAYGLRSRRVPRAEARREAGQWLDRLGVGHLAARKPSQLSGGQAQRVALARALAARPRLLLLDEPLAALDQTTRAHVRHTLRTHLSGFAGVCLIVTHDPVEAVSLADRVLVLDDGRTLQDAPPTEVTLHPRSPWVARMLGRNAWTGTGSADGLTLTGGGRLVVADGLDEGVRALAIIAPEAVSVHRDRPSGSPRNVWPGTVREITSAGSRLRVLITSAEAPDLVAEITPQAALELGLADGVPVWTSVKATEITLVEV; from the coding sequence ATGAGAAGCATCCGCACCCGCGTCCGTACACCGCGCACCGGCTCTCCCATAGCCCTCGCGGTGCCCGCGCTGATCGGGGTCGGTTTCCTGCTGATGCCGCTGATCGGCATTCTGGCGCGCACCTCATGGGGTGAGCTCGGTGCCAATCTGACCAGCCCGGACACGACGCAGGCGCTGCGGCTGTCGCTGGAGGTCTCCTTCTGGGCCCTGGGCGTCTCGCTGCTCCTGGGGGTGCCGCTGGCCTGGGTGCTCGCGCGGGTCGACTTTCCCGGCAAGGCACTCGTACGCTCTCTCGTCCTGCTGCCGATGGTGCTGCCGCCGACCGTCGGGGGAGTGGCGCTGCTGCTCGGGTTCGGCCGCCGGGGTGTGCTCGGCCCCTGGCTGGAGAACACCTTCGGCATCACGCTGCCCTTCCATACCTCGGGCGCGGTGGTCGCGGCGACGTTCGTGGCGATGCCGTTCCTCGTCATCAGCCTGGAGGGCACGCTCGCCGGGCTGCGGCCCCGTTACGAGGAGACCGCGGCCTCGCTCGGTGCCTCGCCGGTCCGGGTGTTCTTCACCGTCACCCTGCCCATGGTCGCGCCGGGGCTGGCCGCGGGCGCCGCGCTGACCTGGGCGCGGGCGCTCGGTGAGTTCGGGGCGACCATCACCTTCGCCGGGAACCTGCCCGGTGCCACCCAGACGCTGCCGTTGCAGGTATATCTGCTGCTGCAGGACTCACCCACGGCCGCAACCTCCGTATCGCTGCTGCTACTTGTCATCGCGATGGCGGTCCTGGTGGCCCTGCGCGGGCGCTGGACCGGCGGGACGTCCGCGCGTTCCGGGAAAGCCGTACGCCCGGCCGACGACACGGACGACACCGACCGGCCGCTCCCCGGCTTCGGACCGGCCGACACCACGGCGGGCGGCGCACCGGGCGCGGACGGGGCCGGCCCGAACGCCGGGAGCAAGTCCCCGGCCCCGCAGGAACGCTGGCCTCTGCACGCGGTGGTCACCGGCTTCAACGAGCTGACGCTCGACGCGGAGCCGGGCACCACCATCGCGGTGGTCGGCCCCAACGGCGCGGGCAAGACCACCCTGCTGCGCGCCCTCCTCGGCCTGACCCCGCGCGCCCGCGCGGAGCTGCGGCTCGGCGACATCGACGTCAGCCCGCTGCCGCCGCACCGCCGGGGGGTGGCCTGGGTTCCGCAGGACGGCGCGCTCTTCCCGCATCTGAGCGCGCTCACCAACACCGCGTACGGCCTGCGTTCGCGCCGGGTGCCGCGCGCCGAGGCGCGCCGGGAGGCCGGCCAGTGGCTGGACCGGCTCGGCGTCGGCCATCTCGCCGCCCGCAAGCCCTCCCAGCTCTCCGGTGGCCAGGCCCAGCGCGTCGCGCTCGCCAGGGCGCTCGCCGCCCGCCCCCGGCTGCTGCTGCTCGACGAGCCCCTCGCGGCGCTCGACCAGACCACCCGGGCCCATGTGCGGCACACCCTGCGTACGCATCTCAGCGGCTTCGCCGGGGTCTGCCTGATCGTCACCCACGACCCGGTGGAGGCGGTCTCGCTGGCCGACCGGGTCCTCGTACTGGACGACGGCCGTACGCTCCAGGACGCCCCGCCCACCGAAGTGACCCTGCACCCGCGGTCGCCCTGGGTGGCCCGGATGCTCGGCCGCAACGCCTGGACCGGCACCGGCTCCGCGGACGGTCTGACTCTCACCGGCGGCGGACGGCTCGTCGTCGCCGACGGGCTCGACGAGGGCGTCAGGGCGCTGGCGATCATCGCGCCCGAAGCCGTCTCCGTCCACCGGGACAGGCCGTCGGGCAGCCCGCGCAACGTCTGGCCCGGCACCGTACGGGAGATCACCTCGGCCGGCAGCAGGCTCCGCGTTCTCATCACATCGGCCGAGGCGCCCGACCTGGTAGCGGAGATCACTCCGCAGGCCGCACTCGAACTCGGCCTCGCGGACGGCGTACCGGTGTGGACCAGCGTCAAGGCCACCGAGATCACTCTGGTCGAGGTCTAG
- the modA gene encoding molybdate ABC transporter substrate-binding protein, translating into MSRIFTRRRTATAIVTAALLLPLAACGGKDDSKKDTGAKAAASGTPKADLTVLAASSLTDVFGTAKKVYEKEHPGTTIKYSFAGSQDLATQVKQGDPADALVTADTKTMDGLKSEVGKPEIIAKNRLVIVTRKGNPDKVHSLKDLSNSKLKVVLAAPQVPVGNYSQKVLDAQKIKVKPVSQEVNVRAVLSKVELGEADAGIVYKTDAATAPGKVDTVTIPDAQNAVASYPAATVKGSKNSAAAAAFVTWLDSPEAQKILQGAGFQKP; encoded by the coding sequence ATGTCTCGCATCTTCACCCGCCGCCGTACCGCCACCGCGATCGTCACGGCAGCCCTGCTGCTGCCGCTGGCCGCCTGTGGCGGCAAGGACGACAGCAAGAAGGACACCGGCGCGAAGGCCGCTGCCTCCGGTACGCCGAAGGCCGATCTGACCGTCCTCGCAGCCTCCTCGCTGACCGATGTGTTCGGCACCGCGAAGAAGGTGTACGAGAAGGAGCACCCCGGCACGACGATCAAGTACTCCTTCGCCGGCTCCCAGGACCTCGCCACCCAGGTGAAGCAGGGTGACCCGGCCGACGCTCTGGTCACGGCGGACACCAAGACCATGGACGGTCTCAAGTCCGAGGTCGGCAAGCCGGAGATCATCGCCAAGAACCGTCTGGTCATCGTCACCCGCAAGGGCAACCCGGACAAGGTCCACAGCCTGAAGGACCTCTCCAACAGCAAGCTGAAGGTCGTCCTCGCCGCACCTCAGGTGCCGGTGGGCAACTACAGCCAGAAGGTGCTGGACGCGCAGAAGATCAAGGTGAAGCCGGTCTCGCAGGAGGTGAACGTCCGCGCCGTCCTGTCCAAGGTCGAGCTGGGCGAGGCCGACGCGGGCATCGTCTACAAGACGGACGCCGCCACGGCGCCCGGCAAGGTCGACACGGTCACCATCCCCGACGCGCAGAACGCCGTCGCCTCCTACCCGGCGGCGACCGTCAAGGGATCGAAGAACTCGGCCGCGGCCGCCGCGTTCGTCACCTGGCTCGACAGCCCCGAGGCGCAGAAGATCCTCCAGGGCGCGGGCTTCCAGAAGCCGTAG
- a CDS encoding TOBE domain-containing protein — MQSYTIGQAARLLGVSPDTARRWADAGRVATHRDEAGRRLIDGRDLAAFSIEIGQNAAGEDGASYTSARNAFPGIVTAVKLGDVAAQVEIQAGPHRMVSLLTREAVEELGLEVGMQATARVKSTSVHIDRT; from the coding sequence ATGCAGTCCTACACGATCGGTCAGGCGGCTCGTCTGCTCGGCGTCAGCCCCGACACCGCTCGTCGTTGGGCGGATGCCGGCAGAGTCGCGACCCACCGCGATGAAGCCGGCCGCCGGCTCATCGACGGACGCGATCTGGCCGCCTTCTCGATCGAGATCGGACAGAACGCCGCAGGCGAGGACGGTGCGTCCTACACCTCGGCGCGCAACGCCTTCCCGGGCATCGTCACCGCCGTGAAACTCGGCGATGTGGCAGCCCAGGTGGAAATCCAGGCCGGCCCTCACCGGATGGTCTCCCTCCTCACCAGGGAGGCCGTCGAGGAACTCGGCCTGGAGGTCGGCATGCAGGCCACCGCCCGCGTCAAGTCGACCAGTGTGCACATCGACAGGACCTGA
- a CDS encoding TOBE domain-containing protein — MSLSIRNQLPGTVTGVTDGAVMATVKVHLGGGQEVTAAITLEAARELGIAEGVAVQALIKSTEISLATGTVTGLSIRNRLPGTVTDVTTGGAMASVKVSVEGAELTAAITKESAAELGLAPGSSVVALIKSTEVSLATV; from the coding sequence ATGTCTCTGAGCATCCGCAACCAGCTCCCCGGCACCGTCACCGGCGTCACCGACGGAGCGGTCATGGCGACCGTCAAGGTGCACCTCGGCGGCGGCCAGGAGGTCACCGCAGCGATCACCCTGGAGGCCGCGCGGGAGCTGGGGATCGCCGAGGGGGTCGCCGTACAGGCCCTGATCAAGTCCACCGAGATCTCCCTGGCGACCGGCACGGTCACCGGGCTGAGCATCCGCAACCGGCTTCCGGGCACGGTCACCGACGTCACGACGGGCGGAGCCATGGCGAGCGTCAAGGTCTCCGTCGAAGGAGCCGAGCTGACGGCGGCCATCACCAAGGAGTCGGCCGCCGAGCTCGGTCTCGCGCCGGGCTCGTCCGTCGTCGCACTCATCAAGTCCACCGAGGTCTCCCTCGCCACGGTGTGA
- a CDS encoding molybdopterin-dependent oxidoreductase, with product MSGISAPSRSVRAAPLAPKSFVLKGELIRPIALTVADLRARWGQHRADVVFDCAKNGPQHHTFEGPLLRDVVGDARPAFDPARRKDRSRFLLAVTGGDGHRTVLSWAEIDADFADSPILLATALDGRGLDMAGSQLVVPSDRCGARYISAITSVWVGSCAFADL from the coding sequence ATGAGTGGAATCAGCGCACCGTCTCGCTCCGTCCGTGCTGCCCCGCTGGCGCCCAAGAGCTTTGTGCTCAAAGGCGAGTTGATCCGGCCCATAGCGCTGACGGTGGCGGATCTGCGGGCCCGGTGGGGGCAGCACCGGGCGGATGTGGTCTTCGACTGCGCCAAGAACGGCCCGCAGCACCACACCTTCGAAGGGCCGCTGCTGCGCGACGTCGTCGGCGACGCCCGGCCGGCCTTCGATCCGGCGCGGCGCAAGGACCGCTCCCGCTTCCTGCTGGCCGTCACCGGCGGGGACGGGCACCGTACGGTGCTGTCCTGGGCGGAGATCGACGCGGACTTCGCCGACTCGCCGATCCTGCTGGCGACCGCCCTGGACGGGCGCGGCCTGGACATGGCGGGCAGTCAGCTGGTGGTCCCGTCCGACCGCTGCGGCGCGCGCTACATCAGCGCGATCACGAGTGTCTGGGTCGGCAGCTGCGCCTTTGCCGACCTGTAG
- a CDS encoding molybdopterin-dependent oxidoreductase, with amino-acid sequence MTYEIEVNKKRFDAEPRPGQCLRTYLRDRGWFGVKKGCDAGDCGACTVHVDGEPVHSCLYPAVRAEGRSVTTVEGLAEDGELHPVQQKFLDAQGFQCGFCTAGFLMTTAALDEDQLTDLPRALKGNLCRCTGYRAIEDSIRGVKHAEAPCAGKAVGRSLPAPAGPQVVTGTARYTFDIEVPGLLHMKLLRSPHAHARIVSIDTSAALRVPGVHTVLTHYDAPERLYSTARHEHPEEDPDDTRLLDDTVRYVGQRVAAVVADSEGAAEEGCRRIEVVYEVLPAVFDPEEAMLPGAPVVHAKDAKKARISRPQDNVVGEAHGEIGDVEAGFAEADVVYEQDFRTQRVQHASLETHGAVAWFEPMNEGPGGEVGSAVGVDRISRAGETDEAGRADSADSAEGKQPEAEESEREEEEGSTGRTAGIPAPPEGQRLMVRTSSQTPFLTRRALCVLFELPLEKVRVVAGRVGGGFGGKQEMIVEDIVALAAMRTGRPVKLEYTRAEQFYGATTRHPFRIRIKAGARRDGTLTALQLRVVSNTGAYGNHGPAVMFHACGESLSVYRCPNKKADGYSVYTHAVPAGAFRGYGLGQVVFGMESVLDELARQLDMDPMELKARNIIKAGEPMITADGEEEDLHIASYGLDQCLGIVRAAQEQEQEKEQEQEQEKEKEKGQTEDPQASPPGGSVPDGWLVGEGSALSMIATGPPGGHIADARVTLLADGTFDLAVGTAEFGNGTTTVHRQVAAGELGTTVEQITIRQSDTDVVRHDTGAFGSTGTVVAGKATLRASQALAASLLSFAAAHLGVAKEDCRLVEEAVECGERRLLLKELYAAAQAAGQELAEDGHFGGTPRSVAFNAQWFKIAVDPGSGEIRILRSVHAADAGKVMNPMQCRGQVEGGVAQALGATLFENVRLGDRGQVTTPAFRMYRLPAYADVPRTEVHFMETDDAIGPLGAKSMSESPFNPVAPALANALRDATGIRFTELPVTRDRVWLAMDRRARGLDE; translated from the coding sequence ATGACCTACGAGATCGAAGTGAACAAGAAGCGGTTCGATGCCGAGCCCCGCCCCGGACAGTGTCTGCGGACCTATCTGCGGGACCGCGGCTGGTTCGGTGTGAAGAAGGGGTGCGACGCGGGGGACTGCGGGGCGTGCACGGTGCATGTGGACGGTGAGCCCGTGCACAGCTGCCTCTACCCCGCCGTACGCGCCGAAGGCCGTTCGGTCACCACCGTGGAGGGGCTGGCGGAGGACGGTGAACTCCACCCCGTACAGCAGAAGTTCCTCGACGCGCAGGGCTTCCAGTGCGGGTTCTGCACCGCCGGGTTCCTGATGACCACCGCGGCGCTCGACGAGGACCAGCTGACCGACCTGCCCAGGGCGCTCAAGGGAAACCTGTGCCGCTGCACCGGCTACCGGGCGATCGAGGACTCCATCCGCGGGGTCAAGCACGCGGAGGCGCCCTGCGCGGGCAAGGCCGTCGGCCGCAGCCTGCCCGCCCCGGCGGGACCGCAGGTGGTCACCGGTACCGCGCGCTACACCTTCGACATCGAGGTGCCGGGACTGCTGCACATGAAGCTGCTGCGTTCCCCGCACGCGCACGCCCGCATCGTCTCCATCGACACCTCGGCCGCACTGCGGGTGCCCGGCGTGCACACCGTCCTGACCCACTACGACGCGCCGGAGCGGCTGTACTCCACCGCCCGCCACGAACACCCCGAGGAGGACCCGGACGACACCCGGCTGCTCGACGACACCGTGCGTTATGTCGGCCAGCGCGTCGCCGCGGTCGTCGCCGACAGCGAGGGGGCCGCCGAGGAGGGGTGCCGCCGGATCGAGGTCGTCTACGAGGTGCTGCCCGCCGTGTTCGACCCGGAGGAGGCGATGCTGCCGGGCGCCCCCGTCGTACACGCCAAGGACGCGAAGAAGGCCCGTATCTCCCGTCCGCAGGACAACGTCGTCGGTGAGGCGCACGGGGAGATCGGCGATGTCGAGGCCGGGTTCGCCGAGGCCGATGTGGTGTACGAGCAGGACTTCCGCACCCAGCGGGTGCAGCACGCCAGCCTGGAGACGCATGGGGCGGTCGCCTGGTTCGAGCCCATGAACGAGGGCCCGGGCGGCGAGGTGGGCTCCGCCGTGGGGGTCGACAGGATCAGCAGGGCAGGCGAAACGGACGAGGCCGGCCGCGCCGACAGCGCCGACAGCGCCGAGGGGAAGCAGCCCGAGGCGGAAGAGTCCGAGAGGGAAGAGGAGGAAGGGTCCACCGGCCGCACGGCCGGGATTCCCGCTCCGCCCGAAGGACAGCGGCTGATGGTACGGACGAGCAGCCAGACCCCGTTCCTGACCCGGCGCGCCCTCTGCGTCCTCTTCGAACTGCCGCTGGAGAAGGTGCGCGTGGTCGCGGGCCGGGTCGGCGGCGGGTTCGGCGGCAAGCAGGAGATGATCGTCGAGGACATCGTCGCGCTCGCCGCGATGCGGACGGGCCGCCCGGTCAAGCTGGAGTACACCCGGGCAGAGCAGTTCTACGGCGCCACCACCCGCCATCCGTTCCGTATCCGCATCAAGGCCGGGGCCCGGCGCGACGGCACGCTCACCGCGCTCCAGCTGCGGGTGGTCTCCAACACGGGGGCGTACGGGAACCACGGCCCGGCCGTGATGTTCCACGCCTGCGGCGAGTCCCTGTCGGTGTACCGCTGTCCCAACAAGAAGGCGGACGGTTACTCGGTCTACACCCATGCCGTTCCGGCGGGCGCGTTCCGGGGGTACGGGCTCGGGCAGGTCGTCTTCGGTATGGAGTCCGTGCTCGACGAGCTGGCCAGGCAGCTGGACATGGACCCGATGGAGCTGAAGGCGCGCAACATCATCAAGGCGGGCGAGCCGATGATCACCGCCGACGGTGAGGAGGAGGACCTGCACATCGCGAGCTACGGGCTCGACCAGTGCCTGGGTATCGTCCGCGCGGCACAGGAGCAGGAGCAGGAGAAGGAGCAGGAGCAGGAGCAGGAGAAGGAGAAGGAGAAGGGGCAGACGGAGGACCCGCAGGCCTCGCCGCCGGGCGGTTCCGTGCCCGACGGATGGCTCGTCGGCGAGGGCTCGGCCCTCTCGATGATCGCCACCGGACCGCCCGGCGGCCACATCGCCGACGCGCGCGTCACCCTGCTCGCCGACGGCACCTTCGACCTCGCCGTCGGTACGGCCGAGTTCGGCAACGGCACCACCACCGTGCACCGGCAGGTCGCCGCGGGCGAACTCGGCACGACCGTCGAGCAGATCACCATCCGCCAGTCGGACACGGATGTGGTGCGCCACGACACGGGCGCTTTCGGCTCGACCGGCACCGTGGTGGCGGGCAAGGCGACACTGCGGGCATCACAGGCGCTCGCGGCGTCGCTGCTGTCCTTCGCCGCTGCCCATCTCGGGGTGGCCAAGGAGGACTGCCGGCTGGTCGAGGAAGCCGTGGAGTGCGGTGAACGCCGCCTGCTGCTCAAGGAGTTGTACGCGGCAGCGCAGGCCGCGGGCCAGGAACTCGCCGAGGACGGCCACTTCGGCGGCACGCCCCGCTCGGTGGCGTTCAACGCCCAGTGGTTCAAGATCGCCGTCGATCCGGGCAGCGGAGAGATCCGCATCCTGCGCAGTGTGCACGCGGCGGACGCGGGCAAGGTGATGAACCCGATGCAGTGCCGCGGCCAGGTCGAAGGAGGTGTGGCCCAGGCGCTGGGTGCCACGCTCTTCGAGAACGTACGGCTCGGAGACCGCGGCCAGGTCACCACGCCCGCCTTCCGTATGTACCGGCTGCCCGCCTACGCCGATGTGCCCCGTACCGAGGTGCACTTCATGGAGACCGACGACGCGATCGGCCCGCTGGGCGCGAAGTCCATGAGCGAGAGCCCGTTCAACCCGGTCGCCCCGGCCCTGGCGAACGCGCTGCGGGACGCCACCGGCATCCGCTTCACCGAGCTTCCGGTCACCCGCGACCGCGTATGGCTTGCCATGGACCGGCGGGCGCGGGGCCTGGATGAGTAG
- a CDS encoding FAD binding domain-containing protein, whose translation MDLNTVADVCDARTKPVWRPGDYWLGGGTYLFSEPQPRLRRLIDLSRMGWEPLKELPNGDLEIAATCTIAQLSRFGKSWQAPAAPLVEQCCRAFLASFKIWNMATLGGNLCNGLPAGPMISLTAGLDGVCLLRAQDGSLRRLPVTDFIIGAGVKNLGQGELLRSVTLPARALASRTAFRQASLYGLGRSGSLIVGALDPLDGSLAITVTASTVRPFRFWFPLPPTAAELRAAILRKIQDDDWFDDIHGLPEWRRHMALRLAEEIRSELTEGGAR comes from the coding sequence ATGGACCTCAACACAGTGGCCGACGTGTGCGACGCGCGCACCAAGCCGGTATGGCGGCCCGGCGACTACTGGCTGGGCGGCGGCACCTACCTCTTCTCCGAGCCCCAGCCCCGGCTGCGGCGGCTGATCGACCTCAGCCGGATGGGCTGGGAGCCGCTGAAGGAGCTGCCGAACGGCGATCTGGAGATCGCGGCGACCTGCACGATCGCGCAGCTCTCCCGGTTCGGGAAGTCCTGGCAGGCCCCCGCGGCGCCACTCGTCGAGCAGTGCTGCCGGGCCTTCCTCGCCTCGTTCAAGATCTGGAACATGGCGACCCTCGGCGGGAACCTCTGCAACGGTCTGCCGGCCGGCCCGATGATCTCGCTCACCGCCGGGCTCGACGGAGTCTGCCTGCTCCGCGCGCAGGACGGATCCCTGCGCCGCCTGCCGGTCACCGACTTCATCATCGGTGCCGGGGTCAAGAACCTGGGCCAGGGGGAGTTGCTCCGCTCGGTCACCCTGCCCGCCCGCGCACTCGCCTCCCGTACGGCGTTCCGGCAGGCGTCGCTCTACGGGCTCGGCCGCTCCGGTTCGCTGATCGTCGGTGCGCTCGACCCGCTGGACGGCTCGCTGGCCATCACCGTCACGGCCTCGACCGTACGGCCGTTCCGGTTCTGGTTTCCGCTGCCGCCGACAGCGGCCGAACTGCGCGCGGCGATCCTGCGGAAGATCCAGGACGACGACTGGTTCGACGACATTCACGGGCTCCCCGAGTGGCGCCGCCACATGGCGCTGCGCCTCGCCGAGGAGATCCGTTCCGAACTCACCGAGGGCGGTGCGCGATGA